CCCATCGGGCCAGTTCGCCGCCGCGGGGGCGCTGCTGTCCTATGCGGCGCTGACCGGCTCCGCCCGGCACAGGGAGGCGGCGGAGGCGGCGCTCGGCACGGTCTCCGTGCTGGCCAGAGGGCACGCCAGGTTCGCCGGGTGGGGGCTCGCCGTGGCGCGGGCCGCGCTCGCGGGCCCCGTCGAGGTGGCCGTGGTCGGGCCCGGGGACGACCCGCGCACGGCGGCGCTGCACAGGGCGGCGCTGCTCGCCGACGTCCCCGGCCTGGTCGTGGCCCTCGGCACCGAGACGGGAACCGCGCCGGACGGGGCTGGGGCGGTCGTGCCGCTTCTGAAGGGGCGCGGGCCCGTCGAAGGGGCTCCCGCGGCCTACGTCTGCAGGGGGTTCACCTGCCGGCTGCCGGTGACCACGCCCGCCGACCTGCGGAAGGAGCTAGCGGCCTGGCGGGGTTGAGGTGTCGTCCAGCTCGCCGGGCCCGGACGTGGCGTTCGAATCCGGCCGGGCGGGCTGCTGATCCGACTGCTGCTCCTCCTCGGAGTTGGCGTCGCCCCTGTCGGTCTCCTCCGGAATGGTCGGCGTGTCGGGGGTCGAGGAGTCGGGCGGCGAGGGCGGCGGCGAGCCGAACTCCTCGTCACCGCGTCCCTCGTCGCGCCACCGCTCGGTCCAGTCGCCGTTGTCGCGCTGGTCGTAGCCGTTGCCGACGTCGTCGCCGCCGTCGCGGTAGTCGTCCCAGCCGTAGCCGTGGTCGGAGGGCTCGGGGAACTGCTCGACCGGCTCGTCGGCGAGGGCCTCGGTCATGAAGGCCTTCCAGATGCGCGCGGGGAGCTGGCCGCCGAACTGCACGCCGTACCCGGGGATCTCGACGGTCTTGTTGTCGTCGCGGAACATGTTGACCGCGGTGGCCAGCTGCGGCGTGAAGCCGTTGAACCAGACGGCGCCCGAGCTGTCGGTGGTGCCGGTCTTCCCGGCGACGGGCCGGTCGTAGAGGCGGGCGCCGGTGCCGGTGCCGTACTTCACGACCTGCTCCATGGCGTAGATCGTGTCGGCGGCGGCCTGCTTGCTCACCACGATCGTGGCCTTGGGCTTGACGACCTTCTTCTTGCCGTAGGTGTCGGTCACCGACTTGATGACGTGCGTCTCCATGTGGACACCGCCGTTGGCCAGGCTGGCGAAGCCCGAGGCGTTCTGCACGGCGCTCACCGAGGCGACGCCGAGCGGGAAGGAGGCGGCCGCCTGGTGCGGCTGGAGCTGGCCTGCGGGGATGCCCGCCAGCTCGGCGGTCTTGGCCACCTTGTCCAGGCCGACCTTCTGGCCGAGGTCGACGAAGGCGGTGTTGACGGAGTTCTGGGTGGCCCGCACCAGGTCGATGTGACCGTAGGAGCGCCCGCTGTCGTTGGGGATGGGCTGGGAGGCGCCGGGCACGGTGATGGGTGAGTTGCCGTCGACCGTGGTGGACAGGCTGTAGCCGTTGTCGAGCGCGGCCGCCAGCGTGTAGGGCTTGAAGGTCGAGCCCGCCTGCACCTTGGCGGAGAAGGCGTTGTCCCACGACTGGTCCTTGCGCCCGCCGTAGAAGGCGACGACCTCGCCGGTCGCGGGATCGACCGCGGCCAGGCCGGTGCGGACCTTCTTCGGCGTGCCGGACGGCACGACGGACTTCACCGCTCGCTCGGCCGCGGCCATGAGGTCCTTGTCGAACGTCGTGACGATCTTCAGGCCGCCGCCGTTGATGTCCTCGTCGGTGTAGCCGCGGGCGTGCAGCTCCTCGCGCACCCTGTCGACCATGACCTGGTCCTGGCCCTTGAGGCTGAAGGCGGCCTTGGGCTCGCCGAGCGTGGGGAAGATCTGCGCCGCCGCCTGGTCGGCGGTGATCGCCTTGGTCTTCACCATGGCGTCGACGATCGCCTTCCACCTCGTCCTGGCCGCGTCGAGGTCGGCGCCCTGCGGGTCGGCGAACCTGCTGGGCTGCTGGATGACCGCGGCCAGGTAGGCGCCCTCCGACACCGACAGCTTGGCGACGTCCTTGCCGAAGTAGGCCTGCGCGGCGGCCTGGATGCCGTTGGCGCCCCTGCCGAAGTAGATGGTGTTGAGGTACTGCTCCAGCACCCAGTCCTTCGACTTCGACTGGTCGACCTTGATGGAGATCAGGATCTCCTTGAACTTCCTGGTGATCGAGCGTTCCTGGCTGAGGCCGCTGTAGTAGTTGCGGACCATCTGCTGGGTGATGGTGGAGCCGCCCTGCAGCTGCTTGCCCGTGACGGTGGACCAGACGGCGCGGGCGGTGCCCTTGAAGGACACGCCGCTGTCGGTGTAGAAGGACCGGTTCTCGGCGGCGATCACGGCCTCGCGCACGTGCTCGGGCACCTGCTCGAGCTTGACGTTCCTACGGTTGACGCCCTGCTTGGCCAGCACGCTCTTGCCGTCGCGGTAGTAGATCACCGAGCCCTGGGCGGTGGCTTCCTTCTGCGTGCTGTCGGGGATGGGGGTCATCGCCCACGCCACCCCGAACAGGCCGATCAACGCGACGATTCCGACGCCGAACGAGATGGCCACGTAGCGAAGGATGCGTCGCTTCCGCATGCCCTTGTCCCCACCAATCCGCACAAGCGCCCCCGATCGCAAGCTCAGCAAACCCCCGTCAGCTGGGCGGAAGGCCAAGAATAAACGATCGGTAACGATGCTAGGGCTTGCGGACGCCGCGTCGTGGGACATCGGCGACCAACGGCAGAACTCGGTATGGGACGGGTGTGTCGAGCACGATGACCGAAGAGGTCCGCAGAACCCCCTGAACATCGACAATCTGGTCGATGACCCGCTGCAGGTCGGAGTTGCTGCGCGCGACGACCCTGCACAGCAGGTCGCTGCCGCCCGTGATGGTGTGGACCTCCAGCACCTCCGGGATGTGCGCGAGGCGGTCGGCGACCGGGTCGTGCCCGCTGACCTGCCTGATCTCCATCGTCACGAACGCGGTCACGTCGTAGCCCAGCGCGGTGGGCGAGACGTCGGGCCCGAACCCGGTGATGACCCCCCTGGCGATCATGCGGTCGAGCCGGGCCTGGACGGTGCCGCGGGCGACGCCGAGCCGCCGGGAATACTCCAGCACACCCAGGCGCGGCTCGTTGGCGAGCAGACTGAGCAGTTTGGCGTCCAGTTCGTCGATGGTCATGGACAAATTGTCCACTATTTCAAGTGACAGTTGCGCATGCCGTCCATACAAATCAAGAGTTAGCCGTATGAGCGACGTGTTTCCGGTCAAAGGCATGGATGCCGTGGTGTTCGCCGTGGGCAACGCCAAGCAGGCGGCCCACTACTACTCCACCGCGTTCGGGATGCGGCTGGTGGCCTACCGCGGCCCAGAGAACGGCAGCAGGGACGAGGTGGCCTACGTCCTGACCTCGGGTGGGGCCCGTTTCGAGTTCCGCGCTTCGGTTCGTCCCGGCACGGACCTGGCGCGTCATGTCGCCGAGCACGGTGACGGCGTGATCGACCTGGCCATCGAGGTGCCCGACGTCGAGGCGGCCTACGCGCACGCCGTCGCGCAGGGGGCGCGCGGGCTCGCCGAGCCGTACACGATGGAGGACGAGCACGGGAAGGTGGTGATCGCGGCCATCGCCACCTACGGCGAGACCCGGCACACCCTCGTCGACCGCTCCAACTACTCGGGCGCCTACCTGCCCGGCTACCGCGCGGCCGAGCCGATCACGCAGCCGCCCGCCAAGCGCTTCTTCCAGGCGGTCGACCACTGCGTCGGCAACGTCGAGCTCGGCAAGATGGACGAGTGGGTGGAGTTCTACAAGCGGGTGATGGGCTTCACCAACATGGCGGAGTTCATCGGCGACGACATCGCCACCGAGTACTCCGCGCTGATGTCGAAGGTCGTCGCGGACGGCACGCGCAAGGTGAAGTTCCCGCTCAACGAGCCTGCGATCAGCCGCAAGAAGTCGCAGATCGACGAGTACCTCGAGTTCTACGGCGGCCCCGGCGTGCAGCACATCGCGCTGGCCACCAACGACATCCTCACCACCGTCGACAACATGCGGGCGGCGGGCGTCGACTTCCTCGACACCCCCGACTCCTACTACGACGACCCCGAGCTGCGCGCCAGGATCGGCCAGGTGCGGGCGCCGATCGAGGAGCTGAAGAAGCGCAAGATCCTCGTCGATCGCGACGAGGACGGCTACCTGCTGCAGATCTTCACCAAGCCGGTGCAGGACCGCCCGACGGTCTTCTTCGAGCTGATCGAACGGCACGGCTCGCTCGGCTTCGGCAAGGGCAACTTCAAGGCGCTGTTCGAGGCGATCGAGCGCGAGCAGGAGCGCCGCGGCAACCTGTAGAGGTTTGCCCTGGTCAGAGGTGGGCGATCAGCCAGCTGGTCGCCGCCGTGCTCAGCGCTCTGTGCTGCTTGAGCATCGTCGACGATGGTTGGATCCTGTTCGACCGGCGCAAGCAGGCCCTGCACGACAAGGCGGCCAAGACCGTTGTCGTAGATGCCTGACCAGCGACGATTCATTCGCGTAGGCTACTAGGCCATGCGTTCCGCTCTGCTCGCCATCCTTCTGGGCGTGGCCGCCTGCGCCCCCTCCAACGGGGACGCCTTTTCCTCGGCCACCGCCCAGACGCCCACGCCCGTGCAGTCGGGCGAGGGGTGGGGTGCGCACGGCATCGGCGACACCGACTTCCCCCTCGACGGGAACGGCGGCTACGACATCTCCCGCTACCACCTGAAGATCGGCTACGACCCCGCCACCAAACACCTCACCGGGCTCGCCTCGATCGAGGCCGCGGCCACGCAGCCGCTGCGGCGCTTCAACCTCGACCTGTCCGGCCTCCAGGTGAGCGAGGTCAGCGTGGCGGGCAGGCCGGCCACGTTCGCGCGCAGTGGCGACGAGCTGTCGGTGACCCCCGCCGAACCTCTGGCCAAGGGCGGCTCGTTCACGGTCACCGTGGCCTACGCGGGCACGCCCCAGCCGGTCAAGGACTCCTCCAACCTCGGCACGTACGGGTTCATCCCCACCGCCGACGGCGCCTTCGTCACCTGCGAGCCCAACGGCGCCAAGACGTGGTTCCCCGCCAACGACCATCCCGCCGACAAGGCCCGCTTCGACTTCGAGCTGACCGTTCCCCAGGGCCTGACGGCGCTGGCCAACGGCGAGCTGACCAAGAAGCCCGTCACCAGCGGCGGCAGGACCACCTTCTCGTGGTCGGAGCGGCATCCGATGGTGACGTACCTGGCGACCATGACGCTCGGCAAGTTCGAGCTGCGCGAGGGCCGGACCACGAAGGGCGTCCCCAACCTGGCCGCCGCCGATCCGAAGTACCGCGCCACGCTCAACGGCCTCTACACCACCTCCGGCGAGGTGACCGACTACTGGACCACGGTCTTCGGCCCCTACCCCTTCTCCTCCACCGGCGGCGTGGTCGACGACTTCCCCGCGGGCTACGCGCTGGAGAACCAGACGAAGCCGATGTACGGCGGCTTCCAGCCCGACGAGGCCATCATCGCCCACGAACTGGCCCACCAGTGGTTCGGCAACAGCCTGTCCATCAAGCGGTGGAAGGACCTGTGGCTCAACGAGGGGTTCGCCACCTACGCCGAGTGGCTGTGGTCGGAGCACAAGGGCAGGGCGAGCGCGCAGACCCTCTTCGACAACTACTACGCCAGGCAGCCGAGCGACGCGGTGTGGGCCTACCCGCCGGGCCGGGCACAGCCCAGAGACCTGTTCAACGAGTCGGTCTACACGCGTGGCGCCATGACGCTCCACGCGCTGCGCAAGCACATCGGGGACGCGACCTTCTTCACGCTCCTGAAGACGTGGGCAAACGACCACAAGTACGGACATGTCACGACTCCCGAGTTCATCGCGCTGGCGGAGAAGCTGTCGGGCAAGGAGCTCGACCAGTTCTTCGACGCCTGGCTCTTCGACAAGGGCAAGCCCGCCTTGTGAAGATTCCGTTGAACGCAGTATCTTGTCCGGCATGCCGCGAAGATCAACCGAAGTCAGCGAGCCCATGTACTTCGTGCTCGCCGCGCTGCTCGACGGCCCGCTGCACGGCCATGCCATCGTCGGGAAGGTCGCCGAACTCTCCCGTGAACGGGTCAGGCCGTCGATCAGCACCCTCTACGGCATCCTGGAACGCCTGACCGCGCAGGGGATCCTGGCCGTCGACCGCGAAGAGGTCGTGCAGGGCCGCAACCGCCGCTACTTCCGCATCACCGACAGCGGCAAGGCCCTCGCCGCCGCAGAGGCCGAGCGCATGCACCACGCAGCCGGGCTGGTCAGAGCCAGGCCCGACCTAGGCACGGCGTGACCCCTCTGGAGCGGCGCTACAGGCGGCTGATGCGGGCCTACCCGCGCTCCTACCGCTCGGCCTACGGCGAGGAACTCCTCGACGTCCTGCTCGGCCACACCGACCCGGCGCGTTCCACGCCTCCGTTCAAGGAGGCGGCTGGGCTGCTGGTCAACGGGGCCAGGGAGCGGGTCTGGCAGGCCGTCACGGCCCCGATGTGGGCCGACGGGGTGCATCTGGGAGTCACCGCCCTGTGCGTGGCCAACCTGGCGGCGCTGCTGCCCTACGTGGCGTCGATCCCCGCCTGGTGCGCGCTGTCCGCGCTCACGCTGACGCTCGTGATCCTGGGCCGGGTACGGCACGCGCTGCCGCTCGCGCTGCTGGCGGGGGTCAAGGCGTGGGCGCTGGGCACCGGCGTCACCTTCCTCGACGCCACGCAGCTGCCCGTCGAGCCAGGATTCCTAGCCCACTACCCGCTCTACGCCAGGAGCGGTCCTGTCGCCGCGGTCACGGGGCCGTTGCTGGTCTGCGCGGGCCTGGCCTTCCTGGCCGTGCGAGAGGAACGGCCGAGGCGGCGGTCGTGGTGGTGGCTGCCGGCCGTACCTCTGCTGGCGGCGGCCGATCCCGCCTGGATGTCGCTCGAGGACCCCGGCCCCGTGGTCCTGGTCAGGATCGCGGCCGAGACCGTGACGCTGACCGCGGCCGCGTGGGCGGGCCGGACGACCGGCGACCCGCGCTGGGCGCTGGCCGCCGTGATCTACCTGGTGGCGAGCTCCGCCGCCTTCAGCGAGAACCTTCCCTACCAGTCACGCCAGAACCTCGCCTACTGGGGGCTGCTGGCATTCCTCACCCTGGTCGCGGCGCTCGTGCCGGACGGGTCGCGCACGCGCGCGCTCGACTGAACTGGAGATTTCCATGCCTCGCCATGCCACATGGCTGCTTTCGCTTGCCCTCGTCGCGGGATGCGCGGCCGAACCGGCCGCCGCCCCCGCCCCTTCCCGAGGGGCCGACCCCCGGCCCAGGATGGAGCAGATCAAGGCCGACTGCATGAAGCAGAAGGGCTTCGCCTACATCGCCTTCGTCCAGCCCAGCCAGCCGAAGCCCGACAGAACCACCTACGAGGGCATGAGGGCCTATCGCCAGAAATACGGTTTCGGGGTGTTCGCCATGCACGTCTACCCGAAGGATCCCCTGGCCGGAGGCGCCGAGGCCGACATCCCCGAGAACCCGAACGACAAGATCATGATGAAGCTGAACTCCACGCAGCTCGCCTCCTACAAGAAGACCCGGGAGACATGTCTCCGCAGGGCCGCCAAGGAGGTGCTCAACAAGGACGTCACCACCATGGACAACGCCGTGGACCAGTTGAACGCGGCCTCGGCCAGGCTGGAGGCCCGCGAGATCGACGGCGACCCCGAACTGGTCACCCTCGCCGCGGGCTTCGCCGACTGCCTCACCGCCAAGGGGTACAAGGTGTCCTCGACCAAGCCTGAGGCACTGGCCAAGAGAGGGCCCGACGCCTTCTGGGCCGAGTCCAACACGATGGGCGACAAGCAGTTCCCGAAGGGCAAGGAGGGCTACCACTACGTCCCGATGCTCACCCCCGCTGAGGCCAGGCCGTACCTGGAGCGCGAGGTCAAGGCGGCGCTGGAGGACCTGGAGTGCGGCAAGGAGTTCTACGCCCGCTACGCGCCCAGGAAGGCCGCGGTGGAGGCCAGGGTGATGGACGAGTACGGCCCGCTGGTCGGCATGTGAACCGCCCGAGGCCTGGATCGGCCCTTCAGCCGACGAAGACCTTGTAGCCCTCGTTCCCCAGCACGCCGAGCACCTCGTCGGAGTGGGCCTGTCCGCGCGTCTCGACCTGCAGCTTGACCTCGACCTCGTCGACGTGCATGCGCGCGTTGACCCGCTCGTGGGCGATGTCGATCACGTTGGCGCGCAGCTCGCCGAGCGTGCCGAGCAGCCGCGCGAGCGCGCCGGGACGGTCGGACATCCTGATCCGCACGGTCAGGTAGCGCCCCGCGGCGGCCAGGCCGTGCCTGAGCACCTTCGACAGCAGCAGCGGGTCGATGTTGCCGCCCGACAGCACGGCCACCACGGACGGCTCGAAGGCGTGCGGGTGGGCAAGCAGGGCCGCCACGCCCACCACGCCCGCGGGCTCGACCACAAGCTTGGCGCGCTCGACGCACAGGACGAGCGCCCTGGAGATCTCCTCCTCCGACACCGTCACCACGGTGTCGACCAGGTAGTGGATCATCTCGAACGGCAGCTCGCCGGGACGGCCCACCGCGATGCCGTCGGCCATCGTGCCCGACGGATCCACGACGACGGGCTCCCCCATGGCCAGGGAGGCGGGGTAGGCGGCGGCCTGCTCCGCCTGGACGCCCACGATCCGCACACCGGGACGCAGTGACTTGACCGCCAGCGCCACCCCGGCGGCCAGCCCTCCCCCTCCGATGCCGAGCACGATCGTGCCGACCTCGGGGAGCTGCTCGACGATCTCGAGCCCGATCGTGCCCTGGCCGGCGATGACGTCGGGGTGGTCGAACGGGTGGATGAACACCGCGCCGGTCCGCTCGGCGTGCTCCTTCGCCCTCGTGAGCGCCACGTCGACGCTCTCGCCGCCGAGCACGACCTCGGCCCCGTAGGCCTGCGTCGCCTCGACCTTCGGCAACGGCGCCCCCTCCGGCATGTAGACCGTCGCCCGCGTGTCGACCAGGCCCGAGGCGAGAGCCACGCCCTGCGCGTGGTTGCCCGCGCTGGCGGCGACCACGCCCCTCCGCCGGTCGTCGCCGGTCAGCTTGGCGATGCGGACGTAGGCACCGCGGACCTTGAACGAGCCGGCCCGCTGGAGG
This window of the Nonomuraea africana genome carries:
- the hppD gene encoding 4-hydroxyphenylpyruvate dioxygenase encodes the protein MSDVFPVKGMDAVVFAVGNAKQAAHYYSTAFGMRLVAYRGPENGSRDEVAYVLTSGGARFEFRASVRPGTDLARHVAEHGDGVIDLAIEVPDVEAAYAHAVAQGARGLAEPYTMEDEHGKVVIAAIATYGETRHTLVDRSNYSGAYLPGYRAAEPITQPPAKRFFQAVDHCVGNVELGKMDEWVEFYKRVMGFTNMAEFIGDDIATEYSALMSKVVADGTRKVKFPLNEPAISRKKSQIDEYLEFYGGPGVQHIALATNDILTTVDNMRAAGVDFLDTPDSYYDDPELRARIGQVRAPIEELKKRKILVDRDEDGYLLQIFTKPVQDRPTVFFELIERHGSLGFGKGNFKALFEAIEREQERRGNL
- the ilvA gene encoding threonine ammonia-lyase, producing MVLARVTLDDVVAARDLLAGVVVSTPVLRSRVLSEIVGGPVHLKCENLQRAGSFKVRGAYVRIAKLTGDDRRRGVVAASAGNHAQGVALASGLVDTRATVYMPEGAPLPKVEATQAYGAEVVLGGESVDVALTRAKEHAERTGAVFIHPFDHPDVIAGQGTIGLEIVEQLPEVGTIVLGIGGGGLAAGVALAVKSLRPGVRIVGVQAEQAAAYPASLAMGEPVVVDPSGTMADGIAVGRPGELPFEMIHYLVDTVVTVSEEEISRALVLCVERAKLVVEPAGVVGVAALLAHPHAFEPSVVAVLSGGNIDPLLLSKVLRHGLAAAGRYLTVRIRMSDRPGALARLLGTLGELRANVIDIAHERVNARMHVDEVEVKLQVETRGQAHSDEVLGVLGNEGYKVFVG
- a CDS encoding Lrp/AsnC family transcriptional regulator, whose protein sequence is MTIDELDAKLLSLLANEPRLGVLEYSRRLGVARGTVQARLDRMIARGVITGFGPDVSPTALGYDVTAFVTMEIRQVSGHDPVADRLAHIPEVLEVHTITGGSDLLCRVVARSNSDLQRVIDQIVDVQGVLRTSSVIVLDTPVPYRVLPLVADVPRRGVRKP
- a CDS encoding RDD family protein — encoded protein: MSIVDDGWILFDRRKQALHDKAAKTVVVDA
- a CDS encoding transglycosylase domain-containing protein; amino-acid sequence: MRKRRILRYVAISFGVGIVALIGLFGVAWAMTPIPDSTQKEATAQGSVIYYRDGKSVLAKQGVNRRNVKLEQVPEHVREAVIAAENRSFYTDSGVSFKGTARAVWSTVTGKQLQGGSTITQQMVRNYYSGLSQERSITRKFKEILISIKVDQSKSKDWVLEQYLNTIYFGRGANGIQAAAQAYFGKDVAKLSVSEGAYLAAVIQQPSRFADPQGADLDAARTRWKAIVDAMVKTKAITADQAAAQIFPTLGEPKAAFSLKGQDQVMVDRVREELHARGYTDEDINGGGLKIVTTFDKDLMAAAERAVKSVVPSGTPKKVRTGLAAVDPATGEVVAFYGGRKDQSWDNAFSAKVQAGSTFKPYTLAAALDNGYSLSTTVDGNSPITVPGASQPIPNDSGRSYGHIDLVRATQNSVNTAFVDLGQKVGLDKVAKTAELAGIPAGQLQPHQAAASFPLGVASVSAVQNASGFASLANGGVHMETHVIKSVTDTYGKKKVVKPKATIVVSKQAAADTIYAMEQVVKYGTGTGARLYDRPVAGKTGTTDSSGAVWFNGFTPQLATAVNMFRDDNKTVEIPGYGVQFGGQLPARIWKAFMTEALADEPVEQFPEPSDHGYGWDDYRDGGDDVGNGYDQRDNGDWTERWRDEGRGDEEFGSPPPSPPDSSTPDTPTIPEETDRGDANSEEEQQSDQQPARPDSNATSGPGELDDTSTPPGR
- a CDS encoding M1 family metallopeptidase, producing MRSALLAILLGVAACAPSNGDAFSSATAQTPTPVQSGEGWGAHGIGDTDFPLDGNGGYDISRYHLKIGYDPATKHLTGLASIEAAATQPLRRFNLDLSGLQVSEVSVAGRPATFARSGDELSVTPAEPLAKGGSFTVTVAYAGTPQPVKDSSNLGTYGFIPTADGAFVTCEPNGAKTWFPANDHPADKARFDFELTVPQGLTALANGELTKKPVTSGGRTTFSWSERHPMVTYLATMTLGKFELREGRTTKGVPNLAAADPKYRATLNGLYTTSGEVTDYWTTVFGPYPFSSTGGVVDDFPAGYALENQTKPMYGGFQPDEAIIAHELAHQWFGNSLSIKRWKDLWLNEGFATYAEWLWSEHKGRASAQTLFDNYYARQPSDAVWAYPPGRAQPRDLFNESVYTRGAMTLHALRKHIGDATFFTLLKTWANDHKYGHVTTPEFIALAEKLSGKELDQFFDAWLFDKGKPAL
- a CDS encoding PadR family transcriptional regulator, whose protein sequence is MPRRSTEVSEPMYFVLAALLDGPLHGHAIVGKVAELSRERVRPSISTLYGILERLTAQGILAVDREEVVQGRNRRYFRITDSGKALAAAEAERMHHAAGLVRARPDLGTA